A genomic stretch from Helianthus annuus cultivar XRQ/B chromosome 1, HanXRQr2.0-SUNRISE, whole genome shotgun sequence includes:
- the LOC110913253 gene encoding uncharacterized protein LOC110913253, protein MEVAKVMKNAQTGNVNQSGERHEESSATSMPVQKEGMGERKNTIATTPLEGKGEYSKAKECTYKHFMSCKPQSFDGRKGALEAQDWLNRMESVLDICECDDRNKVRFAVHMFEAEALHWWNIVVRTEGKEKVKEMKWEEFIHKFLAKYCPPSETEQLEVEFFQLKMGNKTYREYVSRFNDISRLVSYLALTEEQLINRFIWGLPSEMRVFIKSKSPKTFAETVEAGAVMAAEMILRQAESPAPKRKWEERKGDTRNNNFKRPKTFPQCQICKRFHTGECRFPCPNCKKTGHALQECKEKKKCFKCGDPNHMRSECPELNRNDRTQPNQPKGRAFVLTTEEAKTNTDVITGTYLVNDVYARVLFDTGANRSLVLTTFRPYLNQASQTLDHTFTVEMADGSQREIVDIVKNCKISLNNHVIPIDLMPMELGEFDIVIGMDWLTPYHAEIICDKRIVRLRLPNGKQLTVSGDRTDKTKNLITIAQAHKCLRKGYVAFLAYVVNTTEKQKVEDVPVVRE, encoded by the coding sequence ATGGAAGTGGCTAAGGTAATGAAGAATGCACAAACCGGTAATGTTAACCAATCTGGAGAACGACATGAAGAAAGCTCAGCAACCTCCATGCCAGTACAAAAGGAAGGAATGGGCGAAAGGAAAAACACTATTGCAACCACGCCACTAGAAGGAAAAGGTGAATATTCCAAAGCAAAGGAATGTACTTATAAGCACTTCATGTCCTGTAAACCTCAATCCTTTGACGGAAGAAAGGGAGCACTAGAAGCTCAAGACtggctcaacagaatggagtcagtATTAGACATATGTGAGTGTGATGACCGCAACAAAGTACGGTTCGCCGTACATATGTTTGAAGCTGAAGCCCTTCACTGGTGGAACATTGTGGTCCGAACAGAGGGAAAAGAAAAGGTTAAGGAGATGAAGTGGGAGGAGTTTATTCATAAGTTTCTTGCTAAGTATTGTCCTCCCAGTGAGACCGAGCAACTGGAAGTAGAATTCTTTCAGttaaaaatgggaaataaaacctaTCGAGAGTATGTTTCTCGTTTCAACGACATATCTCGACTGGTTTCTTATTTAGCATTGACTGAGGAACAACTGATCAATAGGTTTATTTGGGGTCTACCCTCTGAAATGAGGGTGTTTATCAAATCCAAATCCCCCAAGACTTTTGCAGAAACTGTTGAGGCTGGCGCCGTCATGGCTGCCGAGATGATTCTGCGGCAGGCTGAATCTCCCGCACCAAAAAGAAAGTGGGAAGAAAGAAAGGGGGACACCCGGAATAACAACTTTAAAAGGCCTAAAACATTTCCTCAATGTCAAATTTGCAAACGCTTTCATACGGGGGAATGTCGTTTTCCTTGTCCAAATTGTAAAAAGACGGGTCATGCTCTTCAAGAATGCAAGGAAAAGAAGaagtgtttcaaatgtggagacccTAACCACATGAGATCTGAATGTCCCGAACTTAATAGAAATGATAGGACACAACCAAATCAGCCAAAAGGGCGGGCATTTGTACTCACCACGGAAGAAGCCAAGACCAATACAGACGTTATCACGGGTACGTATctcgtaaatgatgtatatgcgcgtgtgttatttgataccggtgcaaATAGAAGTCTAGTGTTGACTACCTTTAGACCTTACTTGAACCAGGCATCCCAAACCCTAGATCATACCTTTACAGTAGAAATGGCTGATGGAAGTCAAAGAGAGATAGTTGACATAGTTAAGAATTGTAAAATAAGCTTAAACAACCATGTTATCCCTATAGACCTAATGCCTATGGAACTTGGAGAATTCGACATAGTCATAGGAATGGACTGGTTGACACCATATCATGCGGAAATTATATGTGACAAAAGAATCGTCCGACTCCGATTACCCAACGGTAAACAACTAACTGTATCGGGAGACCGCACTGACAAGACTAAGAACCTCATCACGATAGCACAAGCACATAAATGCCTAAGGAAagggtatgttgcctttttagcatATGTCGTAAACACTACAGAAAAGCAGAAGGTCGAGGACGTGCCAGTAGTACGAGAATAA
- the LOC110913181 gene encoding uncharacterized protein LOC110913181: protein MLKVSPLKGVIRFGKKGKLKPRYIGPFEVTSKIGPVAYRLKLPEQLAGIHNTFHVSNLRKCLVDEAQQIPLEEVQVDEKLNFIEEPLQIEDRKVKKLRKKEIPLVKVKWNARHGPNFTWELENIMKDKYPHLFK, encoded by the coding sequence atgcttaaggtatcacctctgAAAGGAGTGATTCGGTTTGGAAAGAAGGGAAAGTTGAAACCCCGATACATTGGTCCATTTGAAGTAACAAGCAAAATAGGACCAGTGGCTTATCGGCTAAAACTTCCTGAACAGCTGGCAGgaatacataatactttccatgtatcaaatttaaGGAAGTGCCTAGTGGACGAAGCCCAACAAATACCCCTGGAAGAGGTACAGGTTGACGAAAAACTCAACTTCATTGAAGAACCACTACAAATCGAAGATAGAAAGGTTAAAAAGTTACGCAAGAAGGAAATCCcgttagtcaaagtcaagtggaacgcACGTCATGGACCCAACTTTACATGGGAACTAGAAAACATAATGAAAGATAAGTACCCTCATCTTTTTAAGTAA